CGGCGCTGGTGTTGATGATTATCGCCTACCCGCTGCCCAAGTTATCGGCGAGTACGGCCGTTAACGAAGCCCTCAGCGGCACGCGCGGCCCCTGGCGCGAATTTCAGGAGACCTGGACCCGTCTCTTTTCCGCGCTGCGCGCCTATGGCACGGCCACCAGCGACCCCTATCAGGAAACGATGTCTCTGGGCGGCCCCCGTTCTGTGGGCAATGACCTGGTGATGGATGTCTACGTGCCGGAGCCGCTGCCCAATTTATATTGGCGGGCCATTGCCATGGACACTTACCGCGATGGCGGCTGGAGCCTGACCAATGGCGAGACGATCCTCCATTTTCCCGACGATGGGCCGCTAGACACGCCGCCGTTGGCCGGGCGAGATACCATCACTCAGACCGTGGTGAATTTTTTGCCCAATTCCAGTTTTTTATACGCCGCCCCGGAAGTTATCAGCTCTAACCGGCAAATGTTTGTGGATTGGACGCTGGATGAAGATGGTCATGTACTGGTCGCCGCGGCGCGTTCGCGCTTCGTTTTGCGGCAGGGCGATCAGTATCAGGTGGCCTCCAGCATTTCCAGCGCCGATACAGACAGCCTGCGACGGTCTTCCACGCAGTACCCCCAATGGATTTTAGACCGTTATTTGCAGGTTCCGCCGGAAATCAGCCGGGAAACCTTGTCGCTGGCGGCGGCGCTAACGGCCGATTACGACAATGTGTTCGACAAGGCAACGGCCGTGCAAAACTACCTGCGTGAAGCTATCACCTACAACGACCAGATTGCCGCACCGCCGCCCAACGTTGAACCCATCCACTACACCCTGTTTGTCAGCCAGGAGGCGTACTGCACCTATTACGCCTCGGCCATGGCCATCATGCTGCGTTCCCAGGGCATTCCGGCGCGGATTGTTAACGGTTATGTACAAGGGGATTACGACCCGCTTACCAGTTCCTACCGGGTACGCGCCAGCAACGCCCACACCTGGGTGGAAGTGTATTTCCCGGCTTATGGCTGGATTCAATTTGAACCCACCGCCAGCATCCCCGTGTTGGTACGGCAAGAATCTACCGAAGCTGGCGCGGAGTTGGCGGCCAATGCGTCTTCGCCGATTGGCAATCCTGAACTGGCCGCATTATTGGACGATCCCCCATTCGGCGATGTGGAGCGCGGCGGCGATGTAACGACCGAAGCTGACTCAACCCCGGCGTCCCAACCGACCTGGTGGCAGCGCCTGCCGCTGTGGCAGGTGACCGGGGTGACGCTGGTTCTGGCGTTTGCTCTGGGTTTGATGTGGCTGGCAAATGAGATGAACAGGCGCGTCGAAACAGACGTGACGCGCAGCTATTCGCGGCTGGAATCCTGGGCGCGTTGGTTGGGAATTTCGTTCAAATCGGCCAATACCCCTTACGAGCGGGCGGATATGCTGGCAACGGCCGTGCCTGAAGGCAAAACACCCATCCGCAACCTGAC
The DNA window shown above is from Candidatus Leptovillus gracilis and carries:
- a CDS encoding transglutaminase domain-containing protein, whose translation is MHKRANFNLAEGWSTLALLLLLIIIPTVAIMQAELTPGTHVLPLVGIIAVVTGLLLAKSRFSANSAHLFSLVYGLFFIFYLVGTTLPADLTWRERVLDLVARQANWFQKAFDGGTSRDGLVFVMQTAVVFWLLGYTASWYTFRSLRVRRVILPTGLVLLSVVYYYYGPKPLLIYLALYIVVALVFIARTFLISQEQVWQAASVRYERGIRSSFIRAGFLAALVLMIIAYPLPKLSASTAVNEALSGTRGPWREFQETWTRLFSALRAYGTATSDPYQETMSLGGPRSVGNDLVMDVYVPEPLPNLYWRAIAMDTYRDGGWSLTNGETILHFPDDGPLDTPPLAGRDTITQTVVNFLPNSSFLYAAPEVISSNRQMFVDWTLDEDGHVLVAAARSRFVLRQGDQYQVASSISSADTDSLRRSSTQYPQWILDRYLQVPPEISRETLSLAAALTADYDNVFDKATAVQNYLREAITYNDQIAAPPPNVEPIHYTLFVSQEAYCTYYASAMAIMLRSQGIPARIVNGYVQGDYDPLTSSYRVRASNAHTWVEVYFPAYGWIQFEPTASIPVLVRQESTEAGAELAANASSPIGNPELAALLDDPPFGDVERGGDVTTEADSTPASQPTWWQRLPLWQVTGVTLVLAFALGLMWLANEMNRRVETDVTRSYSRLESWARWLGISFKSANTPYERADMLATAVPEGKTPIRNLTQQFVLKQFSRTHGEEDGFDSLTEWQVLRPLLLRQSIVSRLEKWRQRR